Proteins encoded in a region of the Zea mays cultivar B73 chromosome 4, Zm-B73-REFERENCE-NAM-5.0, whole genome shotgun sequence genome:
- the LOC100192866 gene encoding putative nuclear RNA export factor SDE5 isoform X1, giving the protein MVSRGCLAKCLTVHKRYPFGKVLTMDLSQALTSSSDDETRALGTLLDMFSSSFSLDDIADAYIKANGDVNKAGDFLYDLQHSLPHTKDVESSVEANLSHTDKAVEENCMDNSSQPRTLLRTEQAVEENHFENSDHTKMPENLHKSSAAFGTVSSMLRKESIRATTTASRASKKGKPLRVELPEYMRDDFKVTSDESDSAPRRETLNNRDVEEFLFCMLGEGFKLSKELIHEVLGSCGYDIKKSMEELMSFSEKDLDKKAESKHNAIQDLAVECSVPKGSCLGSQSIEGMQRSKPKISAEEVIEAIFTVPERLEEEPKLKRYGLGANRNRVPHQKPVLKPLEDVPTYSTEFPINIIIGSKAPSMNEDEYQNYRRAAKQHWFMMKQYYEKAADAFREGNQKEVDYLIQEGKRYYQMARLADEKSAREIIKPRETESKNEFCLDLRKQDAGNVSNLLRLHLKQLANIPSFDYLRVIIGIDDSSFKMGQRRRKVMKYVEKNSLQWTEEEPRSGNILIRINQVENRQG; this is encoded by the exons GTCTGACAGTTCATAAGAGGTACCCTTTTGGGAAGGTCCTCACCATGGATCTATCCCAGGCActgacctcatccagtgatgatgaaACCAGGGCACTTGGTACATTGCTTGATATGTTCAGCAGTTCCTTTTCACTTGATGATATAGCTGATGCATATATCAAAGCAAATGGCGATGTTAACAAAGCTGGAGATTTCTTATACGACCTTCAACATTCATTGCCTCATACCAAAGATGTTGAGTCAAGTGTCGAGGCTAACCTTTCCCATACTGACAAGGCAGTTGAAGAAAACTGTATGGACAATTCAAGCCAACCAAGAACTCTTCTCCGTACTGAGCAGGCAGTTGAAGAAAATCATTTCGAGAATTCAGATCACACAAAAATGCCTGAAAATCTGCATAAGTCTAGTGCTGCATTTGGTACTGTCTCCAGCATGTTAAGAAAAGAGTCTATCAGGGCTACAACAACAGCGAGTAGAGCATCAAAAAAAGGCAAACCTCTTAGGGTTGAACTGCCAGAGTACATGCGGGATGATTTTAAGGTGACATCTGATGAATCTGACTCTGCACCGAGGAGAGAGACTTTGAATAACAGGGATGTTGAGGAGTTTCTGTTTTGCATGCTTGGTGAAGGATTTAAGCTCAGTAAAGAATTGATCCATGAAGTTCTAG GCagctgtggatatgatattaagaaG AGCATGGAGGAATTGATGTCATTTTCTGAAAAAGATCTAGACAAAAAGGCCGAAAGCAAACATAATGCGATACAA GATTTGGCAGTGGAATGTTCTGTTCCAAAGGGAAGTTGCTTAGGCTCACAGTCAATAGAGGGAATGCAGAGGTCAAAGCCAAAGATTTCTGCAGAAGAGGTGATAGAAGCAATCTTCACTGTACCTGAACGATTGGAGGAGGAGCCAAAATTAAAACGATATGGATTGGGCGCAAACCGAAACAGAGTCCCACATCAGAAACCAGTCCTGAAACCTCTTGAGGACGTTCCAACATATTCTACTGAGTTTCCCATCAACATTATCATAGGTAGCAAAG CACCGTCTATGAATGAGGACGAATACCAGAACTACCGCAGGGCTGCAAAGCAGCACTGGTTTATGATGAAGCAGTACTATGAGAAG GCTGCTGATGCTTTCAGGGAGGGTAACCAGAAAGAAGTCGATTATCTTATACAGGAA GGCAAGCGCTATTATCAGATGGCTCGACTCGCTGATGAGAAATCTGCTAGGGAGATTATCAAGCCCAG GGAAACAGAGTCAAAAAATGAATTTTGTCTTGATCTGCGCAAACAAGATGCAGGAAATGTATCTAATCTCTTGAGACTCCATCTTAAACAGTTGGCAAACATTCCAT CTTTTGATTACCTGAGAGTTATTATTGGTATTGACGACAGCAGTTTCAAGATGGGACAAAGAAGAAGAAAG GTGATGAAGTATGTGGAAAAGAATTCACTCCAGTGGACTGAAGAAGAACCTCGCTCTGGGAACATCCTCATCCGGATTAATCAGGTGGAAAATCGGCAGGGATAG
- the LOC100192866 gene encoding putative nuclear RNA export factor SDE5 isoform X2 has protein sequence MDLSQALTSSSDDETRALGTLLDMFSSSFSLDDIADAYIKANGDVNKAGDFLYDLQHSLPHTKDVESSVEANLSHTDKAVEENCMDNSSQPRTLLRTEQAVEENHFENSDHTKMPENLHKSSAAFGTVSSMLRKESIRATTTASRASKKGKPLRVELPEYMRDDFKVTSDESDSAPRRETLNNRDVEEFLFCMLGEGFKLSKELIHEVLGSCGYDIKKSMEELMSFSEKDLDKKAESKHNAIQDLAVECSVPKGSCLGSQSIEGMQRSKPKISAEEVIEAIFTVPERLEEEPKLKRYGLGANRNRVPHQKPVLKPLEDVPTYSTEFPINIIIGSKAPSMNEDEYQNYRRAAKQHWFMMKQYYEKAADAFREGNQKEVDYLIQEGKRYYQMARLADEKSAREIIKPRETESKNEFCLDLRKQDAGNVSNLLRLHLKQLANIPSFDYLRVIIGIDDSSFKMGQRRRKVMKYVEKNSLQWTEEEPRSGNILIRINQVENRQG, from the exons ATGGATCTATCCCAGGCActgacctcatccagtgatgatgaaACCAGGGCACTTGGTACATTGCTTGATATGTTCAGCAGTTCCTTTTCACTTGATGATATAGCTGATGCATATATCAAAGCAAATGGCGATGTTAACAAAGCTGGAGATTTCTTATACGACCTTCAACATTCATTGCCTCATACCAAAGATGTTGAGTCAAGTGTCGAGGCTAACCTTTCCCATACTGACAAGGCAGTTGAAGAAAACTGTATGGACAATTCAAGCCAACCAAGAACTCTTCTCCGTACTGAGCAGGCAGTTGAAGAAAATCATTTCGAGAATTCAGATCACACAAAAATGCCTGAAAATCTGCATAAGTCTAGTGCTGCATTTGGTACTGTCTCCAGCATGTTAAGAAAAGAGTCTATCAGGGCTACAACAACAGCGAGTAGAGCATCAAAAAAAGGCAAACCTCTTAGGGTTGAACTGCCAGAGTACATGCGGGATGATTTTAAGGTGACATCTGATGAATCTGACTCTGCACCGAGGAGAGAGACTTTGAATAACAGGGATGTTGAGGAGTTTCTGTTTTGCATGCTTGGTGAAGGATTTAAGCTCAGTAAAGAATTGATCCATGAAGTTCTAG GCagctgtggatatgatattaagaaG AGCATGGAGGAATTGATGTCATTTTCTGAAAAAGATCTAGACAAAAAGGCCGAAAGCAAACATAATGCGATACAA GATTTGGCAGTGGAATGTTCTGTTCCAAAGGGAAGTTGCTTAGGCTCACAGTCAATAGAGGGAATGCAGAGGTCAAAGCCAAAGATTTCTGCAGAAGAGGTGATAGAAGCAATCTTCACTGTACCTGAACGATTGGAGGAGGAGCCAAAATTAAAACGATATGGATTGGGCGCAAACCGAAACAGAGTCCCACATCAGAAACCAGTCCTGAAACCTCTTGAGGACGTTCCAACATATTCTACTGAGTTTCCCATCAACATTATCATAGGTAGCAAAG CACCGTCTATGAATGAGGACGAATACCAGAACTACCGCAGGGCTGCAAAGCAGCACTGGTTTATGATGAAGCAGTACTATGAGAAG GCTGCTGATGCTTTCAGGGAGGGTAACCAGAAAGAAGTCGATTATCTTATACAGGAA GGCAAGCGCTATTATCAGATGGCTCGACTCGCTGATGAGAAATCTGCTAGGGAGATTATCAAGCCCAG GGAAACAGAGTCAAAAAATGAATTTTGTCTTGATCTGCGCAAACAAGATGCAGGAAATGTATCTAATCTCTTGAGACTCCATCTTAAACAGTTGGCAAACATTCCAT CTTTTGATTACCTGAGAGTTATTATTGGTATTGACGACAGCAGTTTCAAGATGGGACAAAGAAGAAGAAAG GTGATGAAGTATGTGGAAAAGAATTCACTCCAGTGGACTGAAGAAGAACCTCGCTCTGGGAACATCCTCATCCGGATTAATCAGGTGGAAAATCGGCAGGGATAG
- the LOC100278937 gene encoding uncharacterized protein LOC100278937, translating to MSTEEDKNKDHGDAIHGDREGDAGAPRYYGSRSTAVENPCVVGAPPSAVATGWGGADPDGVREGETEATGWGAEPGDIVATGWGEAESAREGEIGATGWGTEPDGARDDGSTADWQWQEDGEYNGEYYDNNTGYGDGSSNWQEHEHGEYNDDEHYDNTGYGDGSTTDWEEHGAYNDEDYDNTGYGEDEEVEAYYPPPYELRYVGYFHGAKVHAAREDRFLLVNLQTCSGAGELPSQMQNRDLWADETVRGVIQDSFVFSLEKGGMSRGSYSLPDECEKVAAFYRLEEDQLPALLVIDPITGQLLAKWSGAMMPDEFMLFVDEYIRSKPSTLSKPKIVRETAVLPASVGAGGEQEPARAPSAAAVEQEPAPPESPAPAADGAGEQEQEISKNDSAAAGGACSEQEHAPVPNATELPAELVDDDDDEPMEGEEMYKLRIRFPSGTVVAKEFGCKRRIASLFAFCRSALRGGGQHVEEKAIRIMRFAGPGYSWEAIQDKDDGATFEDLGLNFTTVSVVFDV from the coding sequence ATGTCGACGGAAGAGGACAAGAACAAAGACCACGGCGATGCAATCCACGGCGACCGTGAAGGCGACGCGGGCGCTCCTCGGTACTATGGCAGTCGCAGTACCGCCGTCGAGAACCCCTGCGTCGTGGGGGCGCCGCCATCTGCAGTAGCCACCGGGTGGGGAGGAGCAGATCCCGATGGTGTAAGAGAAGGCGAAACAGAAGCCACCGGGTGGGGAGCAGAGCCAGGCGACATAGTAGCCACCGGATGGGGAGAAGCAGAGTCTGCCAGAGAAGGCGAAATAGGAGCCACCGGGTGGGGAACAGAGCCCGACGGTGCCAGAGACGACGGCAGCACCGCCGACTGGCAGTGGCAGGAAGATGGTGAATACAATGGCGAATACTACGACAACAATACGGGCTACGGCGACGGCAGCAGCAACTGGCAGGAACACGAACATGGTGAATACAACGACGACGAACATTACGACAATACGGGGTACGGCGACGGAAGCACCACCGACTGGGAGGAACATGGTGCATACAATGACGAAGACTACGACAACACGGGCTACGGCGAGGACGAAGAAGTTGAAGCCTACTACCCGCCTCCGTACGAGCTGAGGTACGTTGGGTACTTCCACGGCGCCAAGGTGCACGCGGCGAGGGAGGACCGGTTCCTGCTGGTCAACTTGCAGACATGCAGCGGCGCCGGTGAACTCCCGTCGCAGATGCAGAACCGGGACCTTTGGGCGGACGAGACGGTCAGGGGGGTGATCCAGGACAGCTTTGTGTTCTCCCTTGAAAAGGGGGGCATGAGCAGGGGCAGCTACTCGCTCCCGGACGAGTGCGAGAAAGTGGCTGCGTTCTACAGGCTCGAGGAGGATCAGCTGCCGGCCCTGCTCGTCATTGACCCCATCACGGGGCAGTTGCTAGCGAAGTGGAGCGGCGCCATGATGCCTGACGAGTTCATGCTGTTCGTTGACGAATACATAAGATCCAAACCGAGCACGCTGTCCAAGCCCAAAATCGTCAGGGAAACGGCCGTGCTCCCCGCATCCGTGGGCGCAGGCGGCGAGCAAGAGCCGGCACGTGCACCTTCCGCTGCGGCCGTCGAACAAGAGCCAGCACCGCCCGAGAGTCCTGCGCCTGCTGCTGATGGAGCTGGCGAGCAAGAGCAGGAGATTTCTAAGAACGACTCGGCAGCTGCCGGCGGTGCCTGCAGCGAACAAGAACATGCACCGGTGCCTAATGCTACTGAGTTGCCCGCCGAGCtggtcgacgacgacgacgacgagcccATGGAAGGCGAGGAGATGTACAAGCTGAGGATTCGGTTCCCCAGCGGCACCGTGGTCGCCAAGGAGTTCGGCTGCAAGAGGAGGATCGCGTCGCTCTTCGCGTTCTGCAGATCGGCCCTTCGTGGTGGAGGGCAGCACGTGGAGGAGAAGGCGATCCGGATCATGAGATTCGCTGGCCCTGGCTACTCGTGGGAGGCGATACAGGACAAGGATGATGGTGCCACATTTGAGGATCTGGGCCTCAACTTCACAACCGTGTCAGTTGTTTTCGATGTCTAG